Proteins from a single region of Dyadobacter fanqingshengii:
- the hisIE gene encoding bifunctional phosphoribosyl-AMP cyclohydrolase/phosphoribosyl-ATP diphosphatase HisIE yields MSDTFSTINFNKSPDGLVPAIIQDSNTSKVLMLGYMSDEALEKTKELGTVTFFSRSKQRLWTKGETSGNFLFVNEITADCDGDTILIKATPAGPTCHTGADTCFGEKNSQDTRIGEASFLNYLQKEVIRERKLNPQDESYTSSLFRKGINKIAQKVGEEAVEVVIESKDDDADLFKNEVSDLLFHLLVLLEQKNIDLDEVIGVLRSRHQ; encoded by the coding sequence ATGAGCGATACATTTTCAACAATTAATTTCAATAAATCACCCGACGGACTCGTGCCGGCCATTATTCAGGATTCCAATACAAGCAAAGTGCTGATGCTCGGTTATATGAGCGATGAAGCGTTGGAAAAAACGAAAGAGCTTGGTACGGTGACGTTTTTCAGCCGAAGCAAGCAAAGGCTTTGGACAAAGGGTGAAACGTCCGGAAATTTCCTTTTTGTGAACGAAATAACCGCAGATTGTGACGGCGATACGATCCTTATAAAGGCAACGCCCGCTGGGCCAACTTGTCACACCGGAGCGGATACATGCTTTGGGGAAAAAAATAGTCAGGATACCCGAATCGGGGAAGCATCTTTTCTCAACTACCTGCAGAAGGAAGTGATCCGGGAAAGAAAATTAAATCCGCAGGACGAATCATACACCAGCAGCTTATTCCGCAAGGGAATCAACAAGATCGCCCAAAAGGTTGGGGAAGAAGCAGTGGAAGTTGTGATCGAGTCCAAGGACGACGATGCGGATCTTTTTAAAAATGAAGTGTCCGATTTGCTTTTTCACCTCTTGGTGCTTCTGGAACAGAAAAACATTGACTTAGACGAGGTAATTGGCGTACTTCGTAGCCGTCACCAATAA
- a CDS encoding M16 family metallopeptidase, translating to MIIDRTIAPEFRVINSVHLPDPQTYNLDNGTALHVINIGDQPVIRLECIFEAGNWYEQEIGASFFAIKMLSEGTLTKTSAEISEAFDRIGAFTEMTHTADRIGIVVYALSRFLPDVLPLVSELIHDAVFPEKEFQDLKNINIQNLRVNKEKNAYLATTAFRAKLFGSNHPYGQSQEEENISSLSIDTIKEHYQRFVKNGKFTVVLAGQVSENDVKVVNEHLGKVYTENQILPVTDVQQPVYANVEVLVERPDSVQSSIRMGRKLFNRHHPDYFKMLVTNEILGGYFGSRLMKNIREEKGLTYGISSHLVTLRKEGYYMIGTDVKKEFTQQTIDEIKKEIYRLQTELVGEEELQTVKNFMSGEFAGSLNTAFEVADRQKILLLDGLPTDFFKHYIEQIHATTSQDVLSMAMQYLQPEDMLTIIAGGK from the coding sequence ATGATCATTGACCGCACCATCGCTCCGGAATTTCGGGTTATAAATTCTGTACACCTGCCAGATCCCCAAACTTACAACCTCGACAACGGAACTGCACTGCATGTTATCAACATTGGCGATCAGCCGGTGATCAGGCTGGAATGTATTTTTGAGGCGGGGAATTGGTATGAGCAGGAGATTGGTGCTTCGTTTTTTGCAATAAAGATGCTTTCCGAAGGGACGCTCACCAAGACTTCTGCGGAAATAAGCGAAGCGTTTGACAGGATCGGTGCATTTACGGAAATGACCCACACCGCCGACCGTATAGGAATTGTCGTTTACGCACTTTCCAGGTTTTTACCGGACGTCTTGCCACTAGTCAGTGAGCTGATCCACGACGCCGTTTTCCCTGAAAAGGAATTTCAGGACCTGAAAAATATCAACATTCAGAATCTCCGGGTTAACAAAGAAAAGAATGCTTATCTGGCCACCACCGCATTCCGGGCAAAGCTTTTTGGCAGCAATCATCCTTATGGGCAAAGCCAGGAGGAAGAGAATATCTCGTCCCTTTCAATTGATACGATCAAAGAGCATTATCAGAGATTTGTTAAAAACGGTAAATTCACGGTTGTACTTGCAGGGCAGGTTAGTGAAAATGATGTTAAAGTGGTCAATGAGCACCTCGGAAAAGTTTATACCGAGAACCAGATCTTACCGGTGACAGATGTTCAGCAGCCTGTTTACGCGAACGTGGAAGTGCTTGTTGAACGACCTGATAGCGTGCAGTCGTCGATTCGAATGGGTCGGAAGCTTTTTAACCGCCATCACCCGGATTATTTCAAAATGCTGGTTACTAACGAGATATTGGGCGGATATTTCGGGTCGAGATTGATGAAGAATATCCGGGAAGAAAAAGGCCTGACCTATGGCATTTCTTCACACCTCGTAACATTACGCAAGGAAGGATATTATATGATCGGGACGGATGTGAAGAAGGAGTTTACTCAACAGACCATTGACGAAATCAAAAAGGAAATTTATCGATTGCAAACAGAGCTCGTTGGTGAGGAAGAGCTTCAAACGGTCAAAAATTTCATGTCCGGAGAGTTCGCCGGATCATTGAACACTGCGTTTGAAGTGGCTGATCGGCAGAAGATATTGTTGCTTGACGGCTTGCCAACGGATTTTTTCAAACATTACATTGAACAGATCCATGCTACAACCAGCCAAGATGTGCTCTCAATGGCTATGCAGTATTTGCAGCCAGAAGATATGCTAACCATCATTGCAGGCGGGAAATAA
- the hisH gene encoding imidazole glycerol phosphate synthase subunit HisH, with amino-acid sequence MKTVIIKYNAGNVQSVMYALDRIGASYLYTDDEEEIRSADKVIFPGVGEASTTMNYLRKVGLDKVIPTLKQPFFGTCIGMQLMCRFSEENNTECMGIFDVDVKRFPATPNLKVPHMGWNNITGYQTALTTGLPDNAYVYFVHSYAAPVCEYTVASCEYVRPFSAMLHKDNFYAAQFHCEISGDAGQQILENFLKIV; translated from the coding sequence ATGAAAACAGTCATTATTAAATATAACGCCGGCAATGTGCAGTCGGTCATGTATGCGCTGGACCGCATTGGCGCGAGTTACCTCTACACGGACGACGAGGAAGAAATCCGTTCGGCGGATAAGGTAATCTTTCCGGGCGTGGGAGAGGCGAGCACGACGATGAATTACCTGCGGAAAGTCGGGCTCGACAAAGTGATCCCGACATTAAAACAGCCTTTCTTTGGCACTTGCATTGGTATGCAGCTCATGTGCCGGTTTTCGGAAGAAAATAATACCGAATGCATGGGGATTTTTGATGTGGACGTGAAACGTTTTCCAGCAACGCCCAACCTGAAAGTGCCGCATATGGGCTGGAACAACATTACCGGCTATCAAACTGCGTTGACCACCGGTTTGCCCGACAATGCTTATGTTTACTTTGTGCATAGTTATGCGGCGCCGGTTTGCGAATATACTGTGGCAAGCTGCGAATATGTGCGGCCGTTCAGCGCCATGTTGCATAAGGATAATTTTTACGCTGCCCAATTCCACTGTGAAATAAGCGGCGACGCGGGACAGCAGATCCTGGAAAACTTTTTAAAAATCGTATAA
- a CDS encoding geranylgeranylglyceryl/heptaprenylglyceryl phosphate synthase has translation MKTANHKIADLLSARKIEKRKSFAVLLDPDKVNFSTFPKFLEYAVAHGVDFFFVGGSLITNYAIDQLIAAIHEHTNIPAILFPGSSLHIDPSADAVLLLSLISGRNPELLIGQHVIAAPLLKRSGIEVLPTGYLLIESGRLTTVSYISNTTPLPRDKPGIVACTALAGEFLGLRHIFLDAGSGAQFPVTAETIRAVRETVDTPIIVGGGIDSYEKADAALGAGADVIVVGNGIEQNPDLLPEVAACVKAFNRKTESV, from the coding sequence ATGAAAACAGCGAATCATAAAATCGCAGACCTCCTTTCAGCAAGAAAAATAGAGAAAAGGAAATCGTTTGCTGTTCTCTTGGATCCTGACAAAGTTAATTTTTCCACTTTTCCGAAATTCCTGGAATATGCGGTTGCGCATGGCGTTGACTTTTTTTTTGTAGGAGGCAGCCTCATTACCAATTACGCAATAGACCAGCTCATTGCCGCTATACACGAGCATACCAACATTCCCGCGATTCTTTTTCCAGGAAGCAGCCTTCACATTGATCCTTCTGCAGACGCAGTCCTGTTGCTATCATTAATTTCTGGCCGGAATCCGGAACTGCTTATAGGGCAGCACGTTATTGCTGCGCCACTATTAAAGAGAAGCGGGATCGAAGTTTTGCCTACCGGTTATCTTTTAATCGAAAGTGGCAGGCTTACCACCGTATCCTACATTAGTAATACTACACCATTACCGAGAGACAAGCCTGGCATTGTGGCATGTACTGCATTGGCTGGTGAGTTTTTGGGCCTAAGACATATCTTCCTGGATGCCGGCAGCGGCGCACAATTTCCGGTTACTGCGGAGACCATCAGGGCTGTCCGCGAAACAGTGGACACACCTATTATCGTTGGTGGCGGTATCGACTCATACGAGAAAGCCGATGCTGCCCTGGGCGCAGGCGCGGACGTGATCGTGGTTGGTAACGGAATAGAACAAAACCCGGATCTCCTTCCAGAAGTCGCGGCGTGCGTAAAGGCTTTCAATAGAAAAACAGAAAGTGTTTAA
- the porU gene encoding type IX secretion system sortase PorU, which produces MHWLKHVNFPFRLIRTAFCCLGIIISFSLKAQEKSVLSTGNWYKLAVSQTGIHRIDFSFFRKLGVNPADIDPRQIRIYSQRSGMLPQPNNVLKSNALAENAIMVSGEEDGKFDGNDAVFFYAEGPHEISYDSAKAELRHQINIYTDSSYYFLTYGQQIGLRVKPLATITSQKAHLINQFDDYWFHEAETYNLLKSGREWWGEYLNNAPLSFTANIPGIVPASKIKLRTSAIGAAQIATKFLWQLNGRQAGEASIGTVSAGTYDIKALRADATFTINADSSPPDAITVGVAYERNGQSSGQGYLNYVALHVRRQLRQYAIQQVYRFLPESSDTVTYQFSNASSDWLLWNVSSAQIPAFVNQNIQNGTSSFTTIGGKGSRQYIGFKTDQAIEPFFSQRVDPQNIVSNAAPDLLIVTPAAWKQEAERLAAFRESNDGLETLVVTMDEIYNEFGGGKPDLTAIRDFAKHLYMKEPGKLKYLLLFGDASFDYKNNLKNQSAFQQKSWVPVYESRESLNPVYTYSSDDYFGFMKDSEGAWTESVAGDHTVDIGVGRLPVKSLSEAQLIVDKLIRYGSSGRVLGNWRNNVQFVADDGDGNIHQRHADELASLIQPGFMSSRVFIDAFPQNTGSEGQKAPAVNQIINKKINEGTLILNYTGHGGVSGWAEEQVLTLADMQSARGMDNLPLLFTATCDFGRYDDMGLVSGAELMVLSPRGAAIGAISTTRPVYSSTNFTLSKAFYEALLKEGPHIRLGDIFKETKNNALVGSLNRNFTLLADPSMQLARARKSIRWAEKPDTLRALQKVQLKGQIFDAVTTLKDNKFDGVARVVLYDKQITFKTLGNEGRPETYSEFRSKLFDGRVKVKGGEFICEFVMPKDIDYRVGIGRANVYAVQADSLGDASGQLDVTIGGSAVPETDNTPPKLTAYMNDASFKDGDLIEPSATLYVMASDENGISISNAGIGHNVTLIINDTTTIALNDYYTADTDDYRKGVITYPFENLPTGKYLIRVKVWDTYTNFSEIAFGFQVGAFKGIQLNALKVYPNPFDKDLSFELAHNRVNEDVEIVFNIFLNNGQSLGQFRRQYFNTEATVRETFDVTQSGFWIPNLTSLVYQLSIRSLKDNSRDQRSGKLIRSP; this is translated from the coding sequence ATGCATTGGTTGAAGCATGTTAATTTTCCTTTTCGCCTGATCAGGACAGCGTTTTGCTGTTTGGGAATAATCATTTCTTTTTCTTTAAAAGCGCAGGAAAAATCAGTCCTTTCAACCGGCAACTGGTACAAGCTGGCTGTAAGCCAAACGGGCATCCACCGAATTGATTTTTCCTTTTTTCGGAAACTAGGTGTCAACCCTGCCGACATTGATCCAAGGCAGATCCGGATTTACAGCCAAAGATCAGGAATGTTGCCGCAGCCAAATAATGTATTGAAATCCAATGCACTGGCTGAAAATGCAATCATGGTTTCCGGTGAGGAAGATGGCAAGTTTGATGGCAATGACGCGGTTTTTTTCTATGCCGAAGGGCCGCATGAAATTTCCTACGATTCTGCAAAAGCTGAATTGAGGCATCAGATAAACATTTACACAGATTCCAGTTACTATTTTCTCACTTACGGGCAGCAAATTGGGTTAAGGGTGAAGCCGTTAGCGACCATTACATCACAAAAAGCCCACCTGATTAACCAATTTGACGATTACTGGTTTCATGAAGCGGAAACTTATAACCTGCTGAAATCAGGGAGGGAATGGTGGGGAGAATATCTCAACAATGCTCCGCTTTCTTTTACTGCAAACATTCCAGGCATTGTTCCTGCTTCAAAAATAAAATTGCGGACATCGGCAATCGGTGCGGCGCAGATCGCCACGAAGTTCCTTTGGCAGCTGAATGGAAGGCAAGCGGGTGAAGCGTCAATCGGAACGGTGAGCGCGGGAACGTATGACATCAAAGCATTGCGAGCCGACGCAACATTTACAATCAACGCCGATAGTTCTCCCCCCGATGCGATAACAGTCGGCGTAGCTTATGAACGCAACGGGCAGAGTTCCGGACAAGGCTATTTGAATTACGTTGCGCTGCATGTAAGGCGGCAGCTGCGGCAGTATGCAATCCAGCAAGTATATCGCTTTTTGCCGGAATCTTCAGATACGGTCACTTATCAATTCAGTAATGCAAGTTCGGACTGGCTGCTTTGGAATGTAAGTAGTGCACAAATTCCTGCGTTTGTTAATCAAAATATTCAAAATGGCACATCTTCGTTTACAACCATTGGCGGGAAAGGGAGCAGACAATATATAGGCTTTAAAACAGATCAGGCGATAGAGCCTTTTTTCTCGCAGAGAGTTGATCCACAAAACATTGTTAGCAATGCTGCACCTGATTTGCTGATTGTAACGCCAGCGGCCTGGAAGCAGGAAGCAGAGCGACTGGCTGCATTCCGGGAGAGCAATGATGGGTTGGAAACGCTGGTTGTCACTATGGACGAAATTTATAATGAATTTGGTGGCGGAAAGCCGGATTTGACTGCTATCAGGGATTTTGCAAAACATTTGTATATGAAAGAACCAGGCAAACTTAAATATCTGCTCTTGTTCGGCGATGCTTCATTTGATTATAAAAACAATTTAAAAAACCAGTCGGCATTTCAACAAAAAAGCTGGGTGCCGGTTTATGAAAGCAGGGAATCGCTGAATCCGGTATATACTTATTCTTCTGATGATTATTTCGGGTTCATGAAGGACAGCGAAGGTGCCTGGACTGAATCTGTTGCCGGGGATCACACGGTTGACATTGGTGTGGGTAGGCTGCCCGTGAAATCGCTGTCTGAGGCACAACTCATAGTGGATAAGCTGATTCGATACGGATCTTCGGGGCGGGTTTTGGGCAATTGGAGAAACAATGTTCAGTTTGTGGCTGACGATGGCGACGGGAACATTCATCAGCGCCATGCGGACGAACTGGCGAGCCTGATACAGCCGGGTTTTATGTCTTCGAGAGTTTTCATCGACGCATTCCCGCAAAACACAGGTTCGGAAGGACAAAAGGCGCCGGCAGTTAATCAGATCATTAATAAAAAAATAAATGAAGGAACATTAATCCTGAACTACACGGGTCACGGCGGGGTTAGCGGCTGGGCGGAAGAGCAGGTCCTGACGTTGGCTGATATGCAGTCGGCCCGTGGCATGGACAATTTGCCATTGTTATTTACAGCAACCTGCGATTTTGGGCGCTATGATGATATGGGTTTGGTATCAGGGGCAGAATTGATGGTTTTAAGTCCAAGAGGCGCAGCCATTGGGGCGATCAGTACCACCAGACCGGTTTATTCCAGCACCAATTTTACGCTTAGCAAAGCATTTTATGAAGCATTATTAAAAGAAGGTCCTCATATCAGGCTCGGTGATATTTTTAAAGAAACCAAAAACAATGCGCTGGTAGGCAGCCTCAACCGGAACTTTACATTGCTGGCAGATCCATCCATGCAACTTGCCCGCGCACGGAAAAGCATTCGTTGGGCCGAAAAGCCTGATACACTGCGCGCTTTGCAAAAAGTGCAGCTGAAAGGGCAGATTTTTGATGCGGTTACAACATTAAAAGATAACAAGTTTGATGGGGTGGCGCGCGTTGTACTATATGACAAGCAGATCACATTCAAAACGCTGGGCAATGAGGGTAGACCCGAAACTTATTCAGAGTTTCGCAGCAAATTGTTTGATGGGCGGGTAAAGGTTAAAGGAGGGGAGTTTATCTGTGAATTTGTAATGCCAAAAGACATTGACTACCGCGTGGGAATTGGCAGGGCAAACGTTTATGCCGTTCAGGCAGACAGCCTTGGGGATGCGAGTGGGCAGCTTGATGTAACCATTGGCGGCAGCGCGGTTCCCGAAACGGACAACACGCCTCCGAAGCTGACAGCCTATATGAATGATGCGTCGTTTAAAGATGGCGATTTAATCGAGCCGTCGGCTACATTATATGTAATGGCCAGCGATGAAAACGGGATAAGTATTTCAAACGCCGGAATTGGGCATAATGTCACGCTGATTATAAATGATACGACCACGATAGCCCTTAACGACTACTACACGGCAGACACCGATGATTATAGGAAGGGTGTCATCACTTATCCGTTTGAAAACTTGCCAACCGGTAAATATCTTATTCGCGTAAAAGTATGGGATACTTATACTAACTTTTCCGAAATTGCGTTCGGTTTTCAAGTAGGTGCATTCAAGGGCATCCAACTCAACGCGCTGAAAGTATATCCAAACCCATTCGACAAAGATCTGTCATTTGAACTGGCCCACAACAGAGTGAATGAAGATGTAGAAATAGTTTTTAATATATTTTTAAACAATGGGCAGTCTCTGGGGCAATTCCGCAGGCAATATTTCAACACGGAGGCAACCGTCAGGGAAACTTTTGACGTCACTCAATCCGGATTTTGGATACCAAACCTTACTTCACTTGTGTATCAGTTAAGCATCAGGTCGTTAAAGGATAATTCCAGAGACCAGCGATCGGGAAAGCTGATCCGTTCTCCATAG
- a CDS encoding phage holin family protein encodes MKLIIRLLISTLAILIAANLIPGVVVASTTTAIIVAIVLGVLNTFLKPVLQILALPITIMTLGLFYFVVNVFIIYIATYLVSGFSIDGFIPALLFGLVVSLISGILGMFLD; translated from the coding sequence ATGAAACTAATAATACGACTATTAATCAGTACGTTAGCTATTCTTATTGCAGCTAATTTGATCCCAGGTGTTGTTGTTGCAAGCACCACTACGGCCATTATTGTTGCCATTGTGCTCGGAGTCCTGAACACCTTCCTGAAACCCGTGCTGCAGATTCTTGCCCTGCCGATCACGATCATGACGCTGGGACTTTTCTATTTCGTGGTCAACGTTTTTATTATTTACATTGCAACTTACCTGGTTTCAGGCTTCTCAATAGACGGATTTATTCCCGCATTACTCTTCGGTCTCGTCGTTTCTCTTATTTCCGGAATTCTTGGTATGTTTTTGGATTAG
- the hisA gene encoding 1-(5-phosphoribosyl)-5-[(5-phosphoribosylamino)methylideneamino]imidazole-4-carboxamide isomerase, whose amino-acid sequence MIEIIPAIDLIEGKCVRLTQGDYGQKTIYNENPLEVAMQFQDAGLKRLHLVDLDGAKAKKVVNWKVLEKIASKTTLHVDFGGGVQSDEDLKAVFESGAKQATGGSIAVKNPEVFLNWLSVYGGEKIILGADAKKEKVAVSGWEEGTQIWVYDFVEEYVAKGVKYTISTDVAKDGLLQGPSFDLYKNLQDKCPDLKIIASGGISGLEDVERLAEMNIYGVIIGKAIYENRIRLSELQRFLN is encoded by the coding sequence ATGATTGAAATAATACCAGCCATTGACCTGATCGAGGGAAAGTGCGTGCGCCTTACCCAGGGAGATTACGGGCAAAAAACCATTTACAATGAAAATCCGCTCGAAGTCGCCATGCAATTTCAGGATGCGGGACTGAAACGTCTACACCTGGTGGACCTGGACGGGGCGAAAGCAAAAAAGGTGGTGAACTGGAAAGTGTTGGAGAAAATAGCTTCAAAAACTACGCTGCATGTGGATTTTGGCGGCGGCGTTCAGTCGGATGAGGATTTGAAAGCGGTTTTTGAAAGTGGTGCCAAACAAGCGACCGGCGGCAGCATTGCCGTGAAAAATCCGGAAGTTTTCTTGAACTGGCTTTCGGTTTATGGCGGAGAAAAGATCATTCTGGGAGCCGATGCGAAAAAGGAAAAAGTAGCAGTAAGCGGTTGGGAAGAAGGGACTCAGATTTGGGTTTACGATTTTGTAGAAGAATATGTCGCAAAGGGTGTAAAATACACGATCAGCACGGATGTGGCGAAGGATGGTCTGTTACAAGGCCCTTCTTTTGACCTATATAAAAATTTGCAGGACAAATGTCCTGACTTGAAAATCATTGCCAGCGGCGGCATAAGCGGATTGGAAGATGTGGAAAGGCTGGCTGAAATGAACATTTACGGCGTCATTATCGGAAAAGCGATTTATGAAAACCGGATCAGGCTGAGTGAGTTACAGCGTTTTTTAAATTAA
- a CDS encoding phage holin family protein, with the protein MLSQLEEIKDTLFKYFETRIDLFKIETRDKIERAVVMALYGAILLCIALTVLILIVILLGTFLNKWLDSDYLGYLILLGVFVLKLVIWIVFREKLIQFIRGIIVRFVKVKED; encoded by the coding sequence ATGCTTAGTCAACTAGAGGAAATTAAGGACACGCTTTTTAAGTATTTCGAAACACGTATCGATTTATTTAAAATTGAAACGAGGGATAAGATCGAACGTGCAGTTGTAATGGCTTTATATGGTGCAATATTGCTTTGCATCGCCCTTACAGTGCTTATCCTGATTGTAATTTTGCTGGGGACTTTCCTGAACAAATGGCTCGACAGCGACTATTTGGGCTATTTGATATTACTCGGCGTCTTCGTTTTAAAACTGGTAATCTGGATCGTTTTCAGAGAAAAACTCATCCAGTTTATCAGGGGAATTATCGTTCGTTTTGTTAAAGTAAAAGAGGATTAA
- the hisF gene encoding imidazole glycerol phosphate synthase subunit HisF, with amino-acid sequence MLTKRIIPCLDVKDGRTVKGVNFVNLRDAGDAVELGALYAAHGADELVYLDITATVDGRSTFIDLVRKVAHTINIPFTVGGGISSIADVSALLHAGADKVSINSAAVKNPDLINELSLEFGSQCIVVAIDTRYIETENGHEHIVHTHGGRKPTELRTIPWAKEVEDRGAGEILLTSMDTDGTKAGFALELTAMISGNANIPVIASGGAGNMEHFYDVFTTGKADAGLAASIFHFREIDIPDLKKYLHDKNLPMRMTR; translated from the coding sequence ATGCTAACAAAGCGAATAATCCCATGTCTGGACGTGAAGGACGGACGGACGGTGAAAGGAGTTAATTTTGTGAATCTGCGTGATGCCGGCGATGCGGTTGAACTAGGCGCATTATATGCTGCGCACGGCGCAGATGAGCTTGTTTATCTGGACATTACGGCAACCGTCGACGGTCGTTCCACATTCATTGACCTCGTAAGAAAGGTTGCGCACACCATTAACATTCCGTTTACAGTCGGCGGCGGCATTTCGTCGATTGCAGATGTTTCTGCTTTGCTGCATGCCGGGGCAGATAAGGTTTCTATAAATTCAGCAGCGGTGAAAAATCCGGATCTGATCAATGAGCTTTCGCTGGAATTTGGCAGTCAGTGCATTGTAGTGGCGATTGATACGCGTTACATTGAAACCGAAAATGGCCATGAGCACATTGTGCACACGCATGGAGGACGCAAACCAACCGAGCTTCGGACCATTCCCTGGGCTAAGGAAGTGGAAGATCGCGGCGCCGGAGAAATTTTGCTGACTTCGATGGACACCGATGGCACTAAGGCCGGTTTTGCTTTGGAACTCACGGCAATGATCAGCGGTAATGCCAACATTCCGGTGATCGCTTCTGGTGGAGCGGGAAATATGGAGCATTTTTATGATGTCTTTACCACCGGAAAAGCCGATGCGGGCCTTGCAGCAAGCATTTTTCATTTCCGTGAAATTGATATTCCGGATTTGAAAAAATACCTTCACGACAAAAACCTTCCGATGCGCATGACGCGCTAA
- the porV gene encoding type IX secretion system outer membrane channel protein PorV: MAQTTPSSTQRIPHSPLSFLTFAPDARSAAMGEVGVAISPDANSTYWNAAKLPYNTKDIGVSASYTPWLRNLVDDMWLGYLTGYKKLGDKQAVAVSVNYFNNGELDLRTSTGAQNGYYNSRELAVSGTYSRQLGKNFSMGLTLKYISSNLAASGVIAGASLSPARTAAGDISAFYRKALRNEETGGEFVWTLGAVLSNLGGKVSYSSVEGSENFIPTNLKLGGGISFTADGRNRFNFGLDARKLMVPTPDGTDINARPLLKGVFGSFSDAPDGFKEELQEVGLAIGGEYVYNNIFALRAGYNTEHKNKGDLKYFTAGAGAHFMDKYSVDFAYLFPVTQGSPLAQTLRITLSLGLNKSEKLDVNDTEN, translated from the coding sequence TTGGCCCAGACCACACCATCAAGCACACAAAGAATTCCACATTCTCCGCTTTCTTTTTTAACATTTGCCCCTGATGCCAGAAGCGCTGCCATGGGGGAGGTTGGTGTAGCAATTAGTCCTGATGCCAATTCTACATACTGGAATGCTGCTAAGCTGCCTTATAATACAAAGGATATAGGTGTTTCTGCGTCGTACACTCCCTGGCTCAGGAATTTGGTGGACGATATGTGGTTGGGTTACCTGACCGGTTATAAGAAATTGGGCGACAAACAGGCCGTTGCTGTTTCTGTTAATTACTTCAACAATGGCGAGCTCGACCTAAGAACTTCAACGGGTGCGCAGAATGGATATTACAACTCACGCGAACTTGCTGTTAGCGGAACTTACTCACGCCAATTAGGGAAAAATTTCTCGATGGGTTTGACATTAAAATACATCTCTTCAAACCTGGCGGCATCCGGGGTGATCGCAGGAGCTTCGTTATCCCCTGCACGGACAGCTGCGGGTGATATCAGCGCATTTTATAGAAAAGCGCTGAGAAATGAAGAAACAGGCGGTGAATTTGTATGGACCCTTGGTGCAGTGCTTTCCAACCTGGGTGGTAAAGTGAGCTACTCTTCGGTTGAAGGTTCAGAAAACTTTATTCCAACTAACCTGAAATTGGGTGGCGGGATCTCATTTACAGCAGACGGACGTAACCGTTTCAATTTTGGTCTGGATGCGAGAAAGCTAATGGTGCCAACGCCGGACGGAACAGACATCAATGCGCGTCCGCTTTTGAAAGGTGTGTTCGGATCGTTTTCCGATGCTCCGGATGGGTTTAAAGAAGAATTGCAAGAAGTTGGATTGGCAATCGGTGGGGAATATGTTTACAATAATATCTTCGCATTGCGTGCCGGTTATAATACAGAACATAAAAACAAAGGCGATCTTAAATATTTCACGGCTGGCGCGGGCGCTCATTTCATGGACAAGTATTCCGTTGACTTCGCTTATCTTTTCCCTGTAACACAAGGAAGTCCTTTGGCCCAGACGTTAAGAATCACGCTTTCTCTTGGCTTAAATAAGTCTGAGAAGCTGGATGTCAACGATACAGAGAACTAA